From Bacillota bacterium, one genomic window encodes:
- a CDS encoding ABC transporter substrate-binding protein, with protein sequence MYRYIIRRLLNMIPLLIGISFLSFTIMYLAPGDFLGELRLNPQISRETIEMMRAQYGLDKPFLVQYWFWFKEAFPVPGNWSVNLGRSFMYHTPVTTLIGFYALNTLLLSLASSVLAWLVAIPIGIYAARRQYSFGDKLLTTFTFLGISMPNFFFALILLYLVVRYQVPLPVGGATSLGYETFTFWEKVVDRAKHLAIPTVVLATGNMAGLMRYMRSNMLETLNQDYVRTARAKGLSERVVVYKHALRNAINPLITFFGFEIAGLLSGATLTEIVTSYPGLGRLLYQGIMGNDYHLVLGGLMLGSFMLLLGNLIADILLAWTDPRIRYQ encoded by the coding sequence GTGTACAGATACATCATCCGGCGGTTGCTCAACATGATCCCGCTGCTCATCGGGATCTCGTTCCTGAGCTTTACCATCATGTACCTGGCTCCGGGCGACTTCCTCGGGGAACTGCGCCTCAACCCGCAAATCTCGCGGGAGACCATCGAAATGATGCGCGCGCAGTACGGCCTGGACAAGCCTTTCTTGGTCCAGTACTGGTTTTGGTTTAAGGAAGCGTTTCCGGTACCCGGCAACTGGTCCGTCAACCTGGGCCGGTCCTTCATGTATCACACGCCGGTTACGACGCTCATCGGTTTTTACGCCCTGAATACTTTGTTGCTGAGTCTCGCCTCGTCCGTGTTGGCATGGCTCGTTGCCATACCGATCGGCATTTACGCGGCGCGCCGGCAGTACAGCTTCGGCGACAAGCTGCTGACGACCTTCACGTTCCTCGGCATCTCGATGCCCAACTTTTTCTTCGCCCTCATCCTGTTGTACCTGGTCGTGCGCTACCAGGTGCCGCTGCCCGTCGGCGGCGCGACGAGTCTCGGGTATGAGACGTTCACCTTCTGGGAGAAAGTGGTAGACAGGGCGAAACACCTCGCCATCCCCACGGTCGTTCTGGCCACAGGCAACATGGCCGGGCTGATGCGCTACATGCGCAGCAACATGCTGGAAACGCTGAACCAAGACTACGTCCGCACGGCCCGGGCGAAAGGGTTGTCCGAGCGCGTCGTCGTTTACAAACACGCGCTGCGCAACGCCATCAACCCGCTGATCACGTTTTTCGGCTTCGAGATCGCGGGCTTGCTGAGCGGCGCGACGCTGACCGAGATCGTCACCAGCTATCCGGGCCTCGGCCGGCTTCTCTATCAAGGCATCATGGGCAACGACTACCACCTGGTGCTGGGCGGGTTGATGCTGGGCAGCTTCATGTTGCTGCTCGGCAACCTCATCGCCGACATTCTGCTGGCGTGGACCGACCCGCGCATCCGCTATCAGTAA
- a CDS encoding ABC transporter permease: protein MQRPPTTPGVGPARAWLTEPEAQRSDSPWQLAWRRFRRNRLAMTSLCVLAVLYLAAVFAPFLAPYSETRSNRQKYFHPPVKVHFFDENGKLTWPYVYNYRLVDVGRRIYEPITDTKYPVKFFVRTSDTYKLFGIFESNVHLYGVDGPAVIYLLGGDHLGRDIVSRLLYGARKSLFIVIPLIAIVVTIGLLYGGISGYFGGAVDNIMMRIAEVIMAVPSFYLLITLSAALREVPPEMRFATVIFVLGFVSWAGFARVIRGMVLSLRKREFVEGALAIGNSHLRTLVRHILPNTISYVIVSVTLSVPSFILMESGLSFLGLGVQEPYASWGNMLSRATDLAALTRYPWLLWPGFFIFLTVLCWNYVGDGVRDALDPRTIVGSGRKE from the coding sequence ATGCAGCGACCGCCGACGACACCGGGCGTCGGGCCGGCAAGGGCTTGGCTGACCGAACCGGAAGCACAGCGGAGCGACTCGCCGTGGCAGCTGGCCTGGCGGCGCTTCCGCCGCAACCGCTTGGCGATGACTTCCTTGTGCGTGCTCGCCGTCTTGTACCTGGCGGCCGTGTTCGCGCCGTTCCTTGCGCCCTATTCGGAGACGCGCAGCAACCGGCAAAAGTACTTCCACCCGCCGGTGAAGGTGCATTTCTTCGACGAAAACGGCAAGCTGACGTGGCCTTACGTGTATAACTATCGTTTGGTCGACGTCGGCCGGCGCATTTACGAGCCGATCACAGACACCAAGTATCCGGTCAAGTTCTTCGTCCGCACCAGCGACACGTACAAGCTGTTCGGGATTTTCGAGAGCAACGTGCACCTGTACGGGGTCGACGGCCCGGCGGTCATCTATCTTTTGGGCGGCGACCATCTCGGCCGCGACATCGTCTCGCGCCTGCTGTACGGCGCGCGCAAGTCGCTGTTCATCGTTATCCCGCTTATCGCCATCGTGGTCACCATCGGTTTGCTCTACGGGGGCATCTCCGGCTACTTCGGCGGCGCCGTCGATAACATCATGATGCGCATCGCCGAAGTCATCATGGCGGTCCCCAGCTTCTACCTGTTGATTACGCTCTCGGCCGCCCTACGCGAGGTACCGCCGGAGATGCGCTTTGCCACCGTCATTTTCGTGCTCGGTTTCGTGTCGTGGGCGGGGTTTGCGCGCGTCATACGCGGCATGGTGCTCAGCCTGCGCAAGCGCGAATTCGTGGAAGGAGCACTGGCCATCGGCAACTCTCACCTCCGCACGCTGGTGCGCCACATCTTGCCGAACACCATCTCCTACGTCATCGTGTCCGTCACGCTGTCGGTGCCGAGCTTCATCCTGATGGAGTCGGGCTTGAGCTTCCTGGGGTTGGGGGTTCAGGAGCCGTACGCGAGCTGGGGCAACATGCTGAGCCGAGCCACGGACCTGGCCGCGCTGACGCGGTACCCTTGGCTGCTGTGGCCGGGATTCTTCATCTTCCTTACGGTGCTGTGCTGGAACTACGTGGGCGACGGCGTGCGGGACGCCCTGGATCCGCGGACCATCGTGGGCAGCGGGCGGAAAGAGTAA
- a CDS encoding ATP-dependent helicase, which yields MDERFAPARRAGAVEVWVSQTAVEHVAEAIARGRWAPLADHLLALEAASLSLRRPARRLLIEDACRHLWRRAGLVPLSYQLETCRRVIEELHGRAVLADEVGLGKTIEAGMILKEYMLRGLVRRALVLAPATLTWQWQAELREKFDIPVVLQRTEHDWERCAVLVASLDAAKRAPHCDIIQRLDYDLLIVDEAHRLKNARTANWRFVSGIRRKYCLLLTATPVHNDLRELYNLITLLWPGVLGTFHQFQNRYLLDKRTPRNPRALRETLQAFIIRNRRGPNTIELPARRVFAVPVELTPAERRFYEAVTVFVREQYAQVHGRLASALRLITLQRELCSSAPAAMSTLQALYRQTADPQARARIAELLQLGNAVLDVNSKCDELLRLLADSDPDEKFLVFTEYRMTQRYLRWRLEQAGVPALGFDGSLPTSRKEWMRHLFRYGAKVLVSTESGGEGLNFQFCRSVVNFDLPWNPMRMEQRIGRLHRLGQGREVHIYNMATKGTIEEYIVWLLHEKLNMFHAVVGDWEAVLSRLKMKRSFEQAIAEIVLAADAAEAVRRLDELGEKLAAARAEAKAADVLERILS from the coding sequence GTGGACGAACGTTTCGCCCCGGCGCGCCGGGCGGGAGCCGTGGAAGTATGGGTTTCGCAGACGGCCGTCGAACACGTGGCGGAAGCCATCGCCCGGGGGCGATGGGCGCCGCTGGCCGACCACTTGCTGGCCCTGGAGGCGGCCTCCTTATCCCTGCGCCGCCCGGCGCGCCGGCTGCTGATCGAGGACGCGTGCAGGCATCTGTGGCGCCGCGCCGGGCTGGTGCCGCTGTCTTACCAGCTGGAGACGTGCCGGCGGGTCATCGAGGAACTGCACGGCCGGGCCGTACTGGCCGACGAGGTCGGCTTGGGCAAGACCATCGAGGCGGGGATGATTCTCAAGGAATACATGTTGCGCGGCCTTGTGCGCCGAGCGCTGGTTCTGGCGCCGGCGACGCTGACGTGGCAGTGGCAGGCGGAGCTGCGGGAAAAGTTCGACATTCCGGTCGTGCTCCAGCGGACCGAGCACGACTGGGAGCGCTGTGCCGTCCTGGTGGCGTCGCTGGACGCCGCCAAGCGTGCGCCCCACTGCGACATCATCCAGCGACTCGACTACGATTTGCTCATCGTCGACGAAGCCCACCGCCTGAAAAACGCCCGCACGGCCAACTGGCGCTTCGTCAGCGGCATTCGGCGCAAGTATTGCCTGCTGCTGACGGCGACACCCGTGCACAACGACCTGCGGGAGCTGTACAACCTGATCACGCTGCTTTGGCCGGGCGTCTTGGGGACGTTCCATCAATTCCAGAACCGCTACCTGCTCGACAAGCGGACGCCCAGGAACCCCCGTGCTCTGCGGGAGACGCTGCAGGCGTTCATTATCCGCAACCGGCGCGGCCCGAACACCATTGAGCTTCCGGCGCGGCGGGTGTTCGCCGTGCCGGTGGAGCTCACGCCAGCTGAAAGGCGCTTTTACGAGGCGGTCACCGTCTTTGTCCGTGAACAATACGCGCAGGTGCACGGCCGGTTGGCCAGCGCCTTGCGCCTCATTACGCTGCAGCGGGAGCTGTGCAGCAGCGCGCCGGCGGCGATGAGCACCCTGCAGGCCTTGTACCGGCAGACCGCGGATCCGCAAGCCCGCGCGCGCATTGCCGAACTGCTGCAGCTCGGCAACGCCGTGCTGGACGTAAACAGCAAGTGCGACGAACTGCTGCGGCTGCTGGCCGACAGCGATCCGGACGAAAAGTTCCTCGTCTTCACCGAGTACCGCATGACGCAGCGCTACTTGCGCTGGCGGCTCGAGCAGGCCGGCGTGCCGGCCCTGGGCTTCGACGGCTCGCTACCCACGTCGCGGAAAGAATGGATGCGCCACCTGTTTCGTTACGGCGCGAAAGTGCTGGTCAGCACCGAGTCCGGGGGCGAAGGCCTGAACTTCCAGTTTTGCCGCAGCGTCGTGAACTTCGACTTGCCTTGGAACCCGATGCGGATGGAGCAGCGCATCGGCCGGCTGCACCGGCTGGGCCAAGGGCGGGAAGTGCACATCTACAACATGGCGACGAAGGGCACCATCGAGGAATATATCGTGTGGCTGCTGCACGAAAAGCTCAATATGTTCCACGCCGTCGTCGGCGACTGGGAGGCGGTGCTG
- a CDS encoding ABC transporter substrate-binding protein: protein MKRWTTWLVATTVFLAFSLGAAAQPMVMEAPTIGQYGGELSVATISDPRTFNPYLARETSSTDIIEPYIFESLITRNGVTTAHEPMLARDWEFSEDGLTLTVYLREGVYWHDGVEFTADDVVFSFDLAYDPNIPNNFRDGLLFPEPLQYRAIDKYTVEFKLPVRLATILDRIAIPIVPKHILEQPWREGRFNEMWGVDTPPWEIIGTGPFQMLEYRPNERVVLVRYPNYWRVDAEGNRLPYVSRLVFHIVGNQDAARLLFDNGVTNLYGVRGQEVDEMMDNAARGNYTVYNGGPTFSTLFLVFNQNELFVPSPKVDWFQNVHFRRAVAHALDRQSIIDIVFGGHAVEQWSPVSAPNRQFLKTDVRTYPYDLEAARRELIAGGFTWGRDGKLYDANGNHVEFNLATNQGNLQRETMATLLVEDLTALGMTVHYNPLDFNLLVNQLTSGEGWDAIIIGLTGSIDPDAGSNVWQYDGGLHMWNVGRDEPQTEWEARIHEIFMVGRTILDPEERVRVYYEWQDLVAEYLPLIYGPTPVAFAAARNNIRNIEYTAYGGLLHNVYVLWIE, encoded by the coding sequence TTGAAGCGTTGGACGACGTGGCTTGTGGCGACGACGGTGTTCCTCGCGTTCAGCCTCGGCGCCGCGGCGCAGCCCATGGTGATGGAAGCGCCTACCATCGGCCAGTACGGCGGCGAGCTGAGCGTCGCTACCATCAGCGATCCGCGCACGTTCAACCCGTACCTGGCTCGCGAGACCTCGTCGACCGACATTATCGAGCCGTATATCTTTGAAAGCTTGATCACCCGCAACGGCGTTACGACCGCGCACGAACCGATGCTGGCTCGCGACTGGGAGTTCAGCGAAGACGGTCTGACGCTGACGGTTTACCTGCGGGAAGGCGTCTACTGGCACGACGGCGTGGAATTCACGGCGGACGACGTCGTCTTCTCCTTCGACCTGGCGTACGATCCGAACATCCCGAACAACTTCCGCGACGGCTTGCTCTTCCCGGAGCCGCTGCAATACCGCGCCATCGACAAGTACACGGTTGAGTTCAAGCTGCCGGTGCGGCTGGCGACGATCCTGGACCGGATTGCGATCCCGATCGTGCCGAAGCACATTTTGGAGCAGCCGTGGCGCGAGGGCCGCTTCAACGAAATGTGGGGCGTCGATACGCCGCCGTGGGAGATTATCGGCACCGGTCCCTTCCAGATGCTGGAGTACCGGCCCAACGAGCGCGTCGTGCTGGTCCGCTACCCGAACTACTGGCGCGTCGACGCGGAGGGCAACCGGCTGCCGTACGTGAGCCGTCTCGTGTTCCACATCGTCGGCAACCAGGACGCGGCGCGCCTGTTGTTTGACAACGGCGTGACGAACCTCTACGGCGTGCGCGGCCAGGAAGTCGACGAGATGATGGACAACGCCGCCCGCGGCAACTACACCGTGTACAACGGCGGCCCGACGTTCAGCACCCTCTTCCTCGTCTTCAACCAGAACGAGCTCTTCGTGCCGTCGCCCAAAGTCGACTGGTTCCAGAACGTGCACTTCCGCCGCGCTGTGGCGCACGCCCTGGACCGCCAGTCGATTATCGACATCGTGTTCGGCGGACATGCGGTGGAGCAGTGGAGCCCGGTCAGCGCGCCGAACCGCCAGTTCCTGAAGACCGACGTGCGGACGTATCCGTACGACTTGGAGGCCGCGCGCCGCGAGCTCATCGCGGGCGGCTTTACGTGGGGCCGCGACGGCAAGCTGTACGATGCCAACGGCAATCACGTGGAGTTCAATTTGGCCACCAACCAGGGCAACCTCCAGCGGGAGACGATGGCCACGCTCTTGGTCGAAGACTTGACGGCGCTAGGCATGACCGTCCACTACAACCCGCTGGACTTCAACTTGCTGGTGAACCAGCTGACCAGCGGCGAGGGCTGGGACGCCATCATCATCGGCTTGACCGGCAGCATCGACCCCGACGCCGGTTCCAACGTGTGGCAGTACGACGGCGGCCTGCACATGTGGAACGTGGGCCGCGACGAGCCGCAGACCGAATGGGAGGCCCGCATCCACGAGATCTTCATGGTGGGCCGCACGATCCTCGATCCCGAGGAACGGGTCCGCGTCTACTACGAGTGGCAGGACTTGGTGGCCGAGTACTTGCCGCTCATCTACGGCCCGACGCCGGTGGCTTTCGCCGCGGCCCGCAACAATATCCGCAACATCGAGTACACCGCGTACGGCGGCTTGCTGCACAACGTGTACGTGTTGTGGATCGAGTAA
- a CDS encoding ABC transporter permease, whose amino-acid sequence MPGAYVWRRLLYGLITLFIIMTVNFVIFRIMPGDPISLVISPEFTPEMRQLLMKQFGLDQPLPTQYVLYLKNMLTFNFGRSFYDRQPVLDELLDRLPNTLMLLGTAFVLNVFIGITLGLQMAAKQGTRLETAITGISLFLNAMPAFFVGLVLLLIFGYYWPIFPIRGTMSVPPPTEFWDIVVDRIHHLVLPVAAVVLSGYGSWYLYTRNNIVGALTQDYILTARAKGLTNREVLYRHAFRSVLPPIVTLVFLSLPGLITGAVITEQIFSLYGVGRYLIEATLRHDYPVVQGAFFIIALAVLICNFLADLVYGLVDPRIRLR is encoded by the coding sequence ATGCCGGGTGCTTATGTGTGGCGGCGTTTACTCTACGGGCTGATTACGCTCTTCATCATCATGACGGTGAATTTCGTCATCTTTCGCATCATGCCCGGCGACCCGATTTCGCTGGTCATCAGCCCCGAGTTTACGCCGGAGATGCGCCAGCTGCTCATGAAACAGTTCGGGCTGGACCAGCCGCTGCCGACCCAGTACGTCCTTTATCTCAAGAACATGCTGACGTTCAACTTTGGGCGCTCGTTTTATGATCGCCAGCCCGTGCTGGACGAGCTCCTGGACCGGCTGCCCAATACGCTGATGCTTCTCGGCACGGCGTTCGTGCTCAACGTCTTCATCGGCATCACGCTGGGACTGCAAATGGCGGCCAAGCAAGGCACGCGGTTGGAAACGGCGATTACGGGCATTTCGCTGTTCCTGAACGCCATGCCCGCGTTCTTCGTGGGCCTTGTGCTGCTTCTCATTTTCGGATACTATTGGCCGATTTTCCCCATCCGGGGCACCATGAGCGTGCCGCCGCCAACCGAATTCTGGGATATCGTCGTTGACCGCATTCATCACTTGGTCCTGCCGGTGGCGGCCGTCGTGCTCAGCGGCTACGGCTCCTGGTACCTGTACACGCGCAACAACATCGTCGGCGCGCTGACCCAAGACTACATCCTGACCGCGCGCGCCAAAGGGCTCACCAATCGTGAAGTGCTGTACCGCCACGCCTTCCGCAGCGTCCTGCCGCCCATCGTGACGCTGGTCTTCTTGTCGCTGCCCGGCCTGATCACCGGGGCAGTTATCACTGAGCAAATCTTTTCGCTGTACGGCGTCGGGCGCTACTTGATCGAAGCGACGCTGCGGCACGACTATCCGGTCGTCCAAGGAGCGTTCTTCATCATCGCTTTGGCGGTACTGATCTGCAACTTCCTGGCTGACCTGGTCTACGGGTTGGTGGACCCGCGGATCCGACTGAGGTGA